In one window of Temnothorax longispinosus isolate EJ_2023e chromosome 11, Tlon_JGU_v1, whole genome shotgun sequence DNA:
- the LOC139821868 gene encoding uncharacterized protein — MRDAGLIDKCQRAVFVLPSFDGARMDWRNEESDQSSVENLKWDENDHPAARTKDAAAAATAVAALNRHVCSQGIQVGIGICKDIGNFTSALENLELETKNYLGFRTSDVQTDYFNDSEQEQTVPLFKTREKSTFQLVIQGPEILIFQGIRHSPADIALYWKKDSRMWLWKSVRLARKLKRTKAKTIPAGALYREDLS, encoded by the exons ATGCGGGATGCGGGTCTCATCGACAAATGTCAAAGAGCTGTCTTCGTCTTACCATCCTTCGACGGCGCGAGGATGGATTGGCGAAACGAGGAGTCTGATCAGTCGAGCG TTGAGAACCTGAAGTGGGATGAGAACGATCATCCCGCGGCCAGGACGAAGGATGCTgctgccgccgccaccgccgtaGCCGCTTTAAATCGCCACGTTTGCTCTCAAGGAATTCAG gTTGGAATTGGGATTTGCAAGGACATTGGAAATTTCACGTCCGCTTTGGAAAATCTGGAGCTTGAGACGAAGAATTACCTAGGATTTAGAACAAGCGACGTGCAAACGGATTACTTCAATGATTCCGAGCAGGAGCAAACCGTTCCGCTCTTCAAGACGAGAGAAAAATCTACCTTTCAATTGGTGATCCAGGGACCGGAAATCTTAATTTTCCAG GGCATCAGGCATTCCCCCGCGGATATCGCGCTCTATTGGAAGAAGGACTCCCGGATGTGGCTGTGGAAGTCCGTGAGGCTCGCGAGAAAACTGAAAAGGACCAAAGCGAAGACAATTCCTGCGGGCGCTTTGTACCGCGAGGATCTTTCGTAA